A region of Pleionea litopenaei DNA encodes the following proteins:
- a CDS encoding rhodanese-related sulfurtransferase, translating to MQYVVCALYKFVKLSDFEAIRAPLLKEMTEHNVVGTLLLAHEGINGTVAGSRAAIDHLLAWLNSHEQLNPIEYKESFTDICPFKRTKVKLKKEIVTMGVEDVDPNRTVGTYVAPEDWNALISDPEVILIDTRNDYEVEVGTFKNAVNPHTETFREFPKYVEDHLDPKQHKKVAMFCTGGIRCEKSTAYLKEQGFEEVYHLKGGILKYLEDVPKEQSMWEGECFVFDDRVTVNHDLERGGYDQCNACRLPITEEDKASELFEQGVSCPHCFDKTTPEQKERYAQRELQIKLAKQRGEQHIGNEAATMLAQKQKKKRELIAKQREQAKQKAS from the coding sequence ATGCAATACGTAGTATGCGCGCTTTACAAATTTGTAAAGTTAAGCGACTTCGAGGCCATTCGTGCGCCTCTTCTCAAAGAAATGACCGAGCACAATGTCGTGGGTACTCTACTTCTCGCTCATGAAGGCATTAACGGCACCGTCGCAGGTTCTCGTGCTGCCATCGATCACTTATTGGCTTGGCTAAACAGTCACGAGCAATTAAATCCTATCGAGTATAAAGAGTCGTTTACCGATATTTGTCCATTCAAACGCACCAAAGTGAAGTTGAAAAAAGAAATCGTCACCATGGGTGTTGAAGATGTCGATCCCAATCGAACGGTTGGAACCTACGTTGCTCCAGAAGACTGGAACGCATTAATAAGTGATCCGGAAGTTATACTCATCGACACTCGAAATGATTACGAAGTCGAAGTTGGTACCTTTAAAAATGCCGTAAATCCGCATACCGAAACATTCCGAGAGTTTCCAAAATACGTCGAAGATCATTTAGATCCGAAACAGCACAAAAAAGTAGCTATGTTTTGCACTGGCGGAATTCGATGTGAAAAATCAACCGCTTACTTAAAAGAGCAAGGTTTCGAAGAGGTTTATCATCTAAAAGGTGGTATTTTGAAATACCTCGAAGACGTACCCAAAGAGCAGTCTATGTGGGAAGGTGAGTGTTTTGTTTTCGATGACCGCGTTACTGTTAATCACGATTTAGAGCGTGGTGGCTACGATCAATGCAACGCTTGTCGGTTACCTATAACAGAAGAAGACAAAGCCAGTGAATTATTTGAGCAAGGCGTTAGTTGCCCTCACTGCTTTGACAAAACCACACCGGAACAAAAAGAACGCTACGCGCAGCGAGAGCTACAAATCAAACTAGCCAAACAACGTGGAGAACAGCATATCGGCAATGAAGCTGCCACTATGTTAGCTCAAAAGCAAAAGAAAAAAAGAGAGCTCATCGCGAAGCAACGAGAACAAGCTAAACAAAAAGCTTCTTAA
- a CDS encoding DUF6491 family protein, with the protein MRSVKGALFIVLSFYLAACAGKPSRVTSEVNEKYKTFVAKQSYEPVDRITSFRFYSWSYLSEDYIILSTTMSKPHLIEFKTPCYDLRFSHKIKVNNTGSSLNANFDSIKILDSAFPSCYIKAIYPLTKEQAKELENLE; encoded by the coding sequence ATGCGATCAGTAAAAGGCGCACTTTTTATTGTTCTAAGCTTTTATTTAGCGGCCTGTGCCGGAAAACCCAGCCGAGTAACCTCAGAGGTTAATGAAAAATACAAAACTTTTGTCGCAAAACAAAGTTATGAGCCCGTTGATCGTATTACTAGCTTTCGATTTTATTCCTGGTCATATTTGAGTGAAGACTACATCATTCTATCGACGACCATGAGTAAACCTCATTTAATCGAGTTTAAAACGCCATGCTATGATTTAAGATTCAGCCATAAAATCAAAGTGAATAATACGGGCTCGTCGCTGAATGCAAATTTTGATTCGATTAAAATTTTAGACTCGGCATTTCCAAGCTGCTACATCAAAGCTATTTATCCGCTCACTAAAGAGCAAGCCAAAGAGCTCGAAAATCTAGAATAA
- a CDS encoding efflux RND transporter periplasmic adaptor subunit, whose protein sequence is MKISDTSGQDTIIASNSGHRRWWYIGGMSAVVITLIVLATPFISRWAKAEHSVSMERIRIASVTRGDFVRDISVQGKVVAAVSPTLYATSDGTVQFHVQAGESVKLAQPLATVDSPELSNQLEQEQASLESMEIDEERQSIQTKKQALENQKTVDLAKVTLNAAEREMRRAEQAWQRKAISTIDYEKAKDDLQNAQLAHQHAIADAKLNQESLAFELKTKRLAVQRQQLLVAELQRQKASLQLLSPVEGIVGQLIVEQRTAVSKNQPIISVVDLSQFEVEVQIPESYADDLAIGMDAEVQNSGQVFNAQLVSISPEIQDNQVVGRIRFHNQIPQGLRQNQRLTTRILLELKKDVLMVQRGPFLDAGGGRLAYRVNNDIAEKVSIETGARSLSQVEVLSGLSAGESIIISNTESFEGAENVLINR, encoded by the coding sequence TTGAAAATAAGTGATACTTCAGGTCAAGATACGATTATCGCGTCAAATAGTGGACATCGTCGTTGGTGGTACATAGGAGGAATGTCAGCCGTTGTCATTACGCTCATTGTACTTGCCACACCGTTTATTTCGCGCTGGGCGAAAGCCGAACACAGCGTCTCTATGGAGCGAATACGAATTGCTAGCGTTACTCGAGGCGATTTCGTTCGAGACATTTCTGTGCAAGGAAAAGTCGTCGCGGCAGTCAGTCCAACGCTTTACGCCACCAGTGATGGCACCGTCCAATTCCATGTACAAGCAGGCGAAAGCGTAAAATTAGCACAGCCACTAGCAACCGTCGACAGCCCCGAGCTATCTAATCAACTCGAGCAAGAACAAGCTTCCCTTGAAAGTATGGAAATTGATGAAGAGCGACAATCAATTCAAACTAAAAAGCAAGCACTCGAAAACCAAAAGACCGTTGATCTAGCCAAAGTAACCCTCAATGCAGCAGAACGCGAAATGCGACGAGCAGAACAAGCGTGGCAACGCAAAGCGATTTCAACCATCGATTATGAAAAAGCCAAAGATGATTTACAAAATGCTCAACTCGCTCACCAGCATGCGATTGCCGATGCCAAACTCAATCAAGAAAGCCTAGCATTCGAGCTAAAGACCAAACGCTTAGCGGTACAGCGTCAGCAATTATTGGTAGCAGAATTGCAACGTCAAAAGGCATCGTTGCAGTTGTTATCTCCAGTTGAAGGCATTGTCGGCCAACTGATTGTTGAACAGCGCACCGCGGTCAGTAAAAATCAGCCAATCATTTCTGTGGTTGATTTGAGTCAGTTTGAAGTTGAAGTTCAGATACCTGAATCTTACGCCGACGACTTAGCCATTGGAATGGACGCAGAAGTTCAAAACAGTGGTCAAGTGTTCAATGCACAGCTGGTTTCAATTTCACCCGAAATTCAAGACAACCAAGTGGTTGGCCGTATTCGCTTTCATAATCAGATTCCACAAGGGTTACGACAAAATCAAAGGTTAACCACTCGCATTCTTCTTGAGTTAAAGAAAGACGTATTAATGGTTCAGCGAGGACCATTTTTAGATGCCGGTGGTGGCCGTTTAGCTTATCGAGTCAACAACGATATTGCTGAGAAAGTATCTATTGAGACCGGTGCTCGTAGCTTGTCGCAAGTTGAAGTGCTGAGCGGCTTAAGCGCTGGCGAAAGCATTATTATTTCAAACACAGAATCTTTTGAAGGCGCAGAAAACGTCTTGATCAACCGATAA
- a CDS encoding ABC transporter ATP-binding protein, which produces MLKMTNIKKVFRTEIVETHALRDFSLTVNEGDFVAVTGPSGSGKTTFLNIAGLLETFSSGQYFLDNVDVSNLNDNQRSKLRNEKIGFIFQSFNLIPDLNLFDNVDVPLRYRKMNRQERKERIEHALETVGLAARMKHLPMQLSGGQQQRVAIARALAGEPRFLLADEPTGNLDSAMAESVMQLLESINQSGTTIIMVTHDPKLAERAPRNIFVKDGEVSEKLKSSPKPTKEAVSALA; this is translated from the coding sequence ATGCTAAAAATGACCAATATCAAGAAAGTATTCCGAACGGAAATCGTTGAGACACATGCGCTTAGAGACTTTTCACTTACCGTTAACGAGGGCGACTTTGTAGCCGTTACAGGACCTTCAGGAAGCGGAAAGACAACCTTTCTAAATATCGCGGGTTTACTCGAAACATTTTCCTCAGGGCAATATTTTCTCGACAATGTCGATGTAAGTAACCTTAATGATAACCAACGTTCGAAACTTCGAAATGAGAAAATCGGATTTATCTTTCAAAGTTTCAACCTGATTCCAGACTTAAACCTTTTCGATAACGTTGATGTTCCACTCCGTTATCGAAAAATGAATCGTCAAGAGCGCAAAGAGCGTATAGAGCACGCATTAGAAACGGTTGGTTTAGCGGCACGTATGAAACACCTTCCAATGCAACTCTCTGGCGGCCAACAACAGAGGGTGGCCATAGCACGCGCACTTGCCGGGGAGCCGCGTTTTTTACTGGCAGACGAACCAACCGGAAATCTAGACTCAGCGATGGCTGAGAGTGTTATGCAGCTTCTCGAGTCAATCAATCAATCTGGAACCACCATTATTATGGTAACCCATGATCCAAAGCTTGCAGAGCGAGCACCTCGCAATATTTTCGTTAAAGATGGAGAAGTTTCAGAAAAATTAAAGTCATCTCCAAAACCCACTAAAGAAGCTGTATCGGCTTTAGCATAA
- a CDS encoding ABC transporter permease — protein MFKYYLKLALLSIKRTPILTLLMVSAIGVGIGASMTTITVNYAMSGNPIPEKSDQLFAIQLDTWDPNDPFREPNLPPDQLTYLDATALMRSAPAEKQTAMTKVYGVIEPEGEDTLPIEATGRAAFGDFFSMFKTPFLFGGAWNRDVDNNEQMVTVLSREMNDKVFGGENSVGKYVTIGGQSYQVVGVLDDFSPVPKYYDVTNGPFNDPEDYYIPFNLVASQQLDRSGNTNCWKPNSEEGWQGFLNSECVWIQFWAELPTKADQENYLSFLNDYAKQQKELGRFPRPLNNKINNVMEWLEQQEVVSENAQVVMWLSVMFLVVCLLNTIGILLTKFSTKAAEIGLRRALGASKSALFIQHLFESAMVGFAGGLLGLALAFGGLQGVHALFGDDFDQLVQLDFVMVTSAIVLAIISALLAGIYPTWRACNIQPAVQLKTQ, from the coding sequence ATGTTTAAATACTATTTAAAGTTAGCCCTGCTCTCGATTAAACGCACACCGATACTTACCTTACTAATGGTCTCTGCAATTGGTGTGGGTATTGGAGCGTCTATGACTACGATCACGGTCAACTATGCGATGTCAGGCAATCCGATCCCTGAAAAAAGTGACCAGTTGTTTGCGATTCAATTAGATACATGGGATCCAAACGACCCCTTTCGTGAACCCAATTTACCACCGGATCAATTAACCTACCTCGATGCAACGGCTTTGATGAGAAGTGCTCCTGCAGAAAAGCAGACGGCCATGACCAAAGTCTACGGCGTTATTGAGCCTGAAGGCGAAGACACACTACCAATAGAAGCAACCGGCCGCGCAGCTTTTGGGGATTTTTTTAGCATGTTCAAAACGCCTTTTCTTTTTGGTGGAGCATGGAATCGTGATGTCGATAATAATGAACAAATGGTGACGGTTTTAAGTCGAGAAATGAATGATAAAGTTTTCGGCGGCGAAAATTCAGTTGGAAAATACGTAACTATCGGCGGTCAAAGTTATCAAGTTGTTGGTGTCTTGGATGACTTTTCCCCTGTACCCAAATACTACGACGTAACCAATGGACCATTTAACGATCCTGAAGATTATTATATCCCTTTTAACCTCGTTGCCTCACAGCAGCTCGATCGCTCAGGTAATACTAACTGTTGGAAACCGAACTCTGAAGAAGGCTGGCAGGGTTTCTTAAACTCTGAATGTGTATGGATTCAGTTTTGGGCCGAGCTACCCACCAAAGCCGATCAAGAAAACTACTTATCCTTTTTAAATGATTACGCGAAGCAGCAAAAAGAACTGGGGCGTTTTCCACGACCTCTTAATAATAAAATAAATAACGTAATGGAGTGGTTAGAGCAACAAGAAGTCGTCTCAGAAAATGCGCAAGTGGTTATGTGGCTTTCGGTTATGTTTCTTGTTGTTTGTTTGTTAAATACGATTGGAATTCTATTAACGAAGTTCTCGACGAAAGCTGCAGAAATCGGTTTGCGTCGTGCGTTGGGTGCGAGTAAGTCAGCTTTGTTTATTCAACACTTGTTCGAGTCAGCGATGGTTGGATTTGCCGGGGGACTGCTCGGTTTGGCTCTCGCTTTTGGCGGGCTGCAAGGCGTTCATGCACTGTTCGGTGATGATTTTGACCAACTCGTGCAACTCGATTTTGTAATGGTCACCAGCGCCATTGTTCTGGCGATTATTTCAGCGTTGCTTGCCGGCATCTACCCTACCTGGCGCGCCTGTAATATTCAGCCAGCAGTTCAACTTAAGACTCAATAA
- a CDS encoding ABC transporter permease produces the protein MEFRPILSALKRNKTGAILIAAQMALTMTIIVNAVFMINERQSQMDRPSGLDESNVFVFGYSGFAKDFNERVQLQEDLNYIRGLPGVVDAVQSNSAPLIGGGWSMSLNTESNSDTNGTGTAIYFADHHGMDAFGLKLIAGRNFEPNEITWRGRTSTSWPGQGIITQELAKQLFKDDWQNAIDKTVYISDDQPIKIIGIIEKMQAPWNGWRGLERSLLVPQQTEFGGARIIVRTEPGQRDRLMREVEEGLLANYKGRLIRRVQSMDDIRERSYRSHNGMNTILSTLVIALIVVTALGIVGLASFSVNRRRKQIGTRRALGATKIDIMRYFLLENFIISSFGIVLGVGMTLGLNMLLVSALDLPRIDWYYIPIGMLALWVIGLVAVYGPARKACAISPAIATRSV, from the coding sequence ATGGAATTTAGACCTATTTTAAGCGCCCTAAAGCGCAATAAAACCGGGGCAATTTTAATTGCAGCGCAAATGGCATTAACCATGACCATTATTGTGAATGCGGTTTTCATGATTAATGAACGACAATCGCAAATGGATCGACCGAGCGGTCTTGATGAGAGTAATGTTTTTGTTTTTGGATACAGTGGCTTTGCCAAAGACTTTAATGAAAGAGTTCAACTGCAAGAAGACTTAAACTACATTCGAGGGTTGCCAGGCGTGGTTGATGCCGTTCAAAGTAATTCAGCACCACTGATTGGCGGTGGTTGGTCAATGAGCCTTAACACTGAAAGTAACAGCGATACCAATGGCACTGGAACGGCGATTTACTTTGCCGATCACCATGGTATGGATGCATTTGGTTTAAAACTCATTGCCGGTCGAAACTTTGAGCCCAATGAAATCACCTGGCGTGGCAGAACATCCACCAGTTGGCCGGGGCAAGGTATCATTACTCAAGAACTAGCCAAACAATTGTTCAAAGACGATTGGCAAAATGCCATTGATAAGACGGTCTATATTTCTGACGATCAACCGATAAAAATAATTGGCATTATTGAAAAAATGCAAGCTCCTTGGAATGGTTGGCGTGGTCTAGAGCGTAGCTTATTAGTACCACAGCAGACGGAATTTGGCGGAGCAAGAATCATCGTTAGAACTGAGCCTGGGCAACGCGATCGTTTAATGCGCGAAGTCGAAGAAGGGTTGTTAGCTAATTATAAAGGCCGGTTGATCCGTCGAGTTCAAAGTATGGACGATATTCGAGAGCGAAGTTACCGATCACATAATGGTATGAATACGATATTATCGACCTTGGTTATTGCCCTGATTGTGGTAACGGCTTTAGGCATTGTTGGTCTCGCCAGCTTCAGCGTTAATCGCCGTAGAAAACAAATTGGGACTCGTCGTGCATTGGGTGCTACTAAAATTGATATCATGCGCTATTTTTTACTTGAGAACTTTATCATTTCGAGCTTTGGTATCGTTTTAGGTGTAGGAATGACATTAGGCTTAAACATGCTTTTGGTATCGGCACTCGATCTGCCACGCATTGATTGGTACTACATTCCCATCGGAATGCTCGCGCTTTGGGTGATTGGGCTTGTTGCCGTTTACGGGCCAGCTCGAAAAGCTTGCGCAATCTCGCCAGCTATCGCGACTCGGAGTGTGTAA
- a CDS encoding response regulator — MDEIIALIVDDSKAACAVLGRLLKRFGISSQSVHSAQEGLAYLESHTPDIIFMDHSMPDMDGLEAVEIIKEQPNFAATPIYMFTAKSGNEYQEQVAKAGANGVVSKTLELQALKQVLSQHRLVADKSTQETSDDVMQEQRMQMWLESFLENKIMPSLAYRLDHSTRETREEMLQNSQKLYRDSLSFHMQQQKQLVNQLQAEKDALAASYEWSRIQFHRRLTISLSVVLLIVCGFFATQWYSIKHFATQLESKQQSMLAQLIDLTQKQSELVKDNVEISEKITESPNRPTQIYDQSGQPVAKIVSFSMDKSSLRARTNTGYFFNLNEGEIEAYIGPLYFAAQGCFGTRFVESEAGYIFTSSNGELMYTPDDYKPQYKDVYSMFDKEGNCVETEMSVVAVPLFANNYDITGVSDVALQVR; from the coding sequence ATGGACGAAATCATCGCATTAATCGTGGATGACTCAAAGGCGGCTTGTGCGGTTTTAGGACGGCTATTGAAGCGCTTCGGTATAAGTAGTCAGTCAGTTCATAGCGCACAAGAAGGTCTTGCCTATTTAGAGAGTCATACACCAGACATTATCTTTATGGATCATTCGATGCCCGATATGGATGGTTTAGAGGCCGTAGAGATCATTAAGGAACAGCCGAATTTTGCTGCGACGCCAATTTATATGTTTACGGCAAAGAGTGGCAACGAATATCAAGAACAAGTCGCGAAGGCTGGTGCTAACGGCGTGGTTTCTAAAACACTCGAACTGCAAGCGTTGAAGCAAGTCTTATCTCAACATCGTTTGGTGGCTGATAAAAGTACACAAGAGACCAGTGACGATGTTATGCAAGAGCAGCGCATGCAAATGTGGCTCGAGTCATTTCTAGAAAATAAGATAATGCCAAGTTTGGCTTATCGACTCGATCATTCAACGCGTGAAACACGTGAAGAAATGCTGCAAAACAGTCAAAAGTTGTATCGCGACAGTTTGAGCTTTCACATGCAACAACAAAAGCAATTGGTCAATCAGCTACAAGCTGAAAAAGATGCTCTAGCGGCATCTTATGAGTGGAGTCGAATTCAATTTCATCGACGACTGACCATCAGTTTAAGTGTCGTTCTGTTGATAGTCTGTGGATTTTTTGCAACACAGTGGTATTCAATCAAACACTTTGCTACTCAATTAGAATCTAAACAGCAAAGTATGTTAGCGCAATTAATTGATTTGACTCAAAAGCAGAGTGAGTTGGTTAAAGACAATGTAGAAATAAGTGAAAAGATAACTGAGTCACCAAATCGACCGACTCAAATTTATGATCAAAGTGGTCAGCCAGTGGCGAAAATTGTTAGCTTTTCAATGGATAAATCTTCATTGCGAGCTCGAACCAACACAGGTTACTTTTTTAATTTAAATGAAGGCGAAATAGAAGCCTATATTGGGCCTTTGTATTTCGCTGCTCAAGGATGTTTTGGTACGCGTTTTGTAGAAAGCGAAGCTGGGTATATTTTTACTTCAAGTAATGGAGAGCTGATGTACACGCCGGATGATTATAAACCTCAGTATAAAGATGTGTATTCTATGTTCGATAAAGAAGGTAACTGTGTTGAAACAGAAATGAGTGTTGTTGCGGTTCCTTTGTTCGCTAATAATTACGATATTACCGGTGTCAGCGATGTTGCTTTGCAAGTAAGGTAG
- a CDS encoding DUF1963 domain-containing protein: MFEQFSQEFESMAAEFDPSEFEDDYEHEAFDFDQSKPVKQHLHEAQKPAFIFSAQKQQSVQDYSTKLRGTPWWPIGTSRPLDSNAEPMQFIGQINLSDLSDFASTSGTLVIHMADQPYAPNGDLNVLVNFFAHSIEPDNIISDAESHCLNKIPLKSLLDLSSSWADGLSRAYYGDDDNDEFYPIYQRYQQIDFESGPCGGSFLGVYPQWWQDPEEPLSSDGEPMKFVGYLGMLEDGVPVENMYIFADDSNPSAPLFSIVFQGT; the protein is encoded by the coding sequence ATGTTTGAACAGTTTAGTCAAGAGTTTGAAAGTATGGCGGCTGAGTTCGATCCCAGCGAGTTTGAAGATGACTACGAACATGAAGCGTTCGATTTTGATCAATCAAAACCGGTTAAGCAACATCTTCATGAAGCGCAGAAGCCTGCTTTTATTTTTAGTGCACAAAAGCAACAATCAGTTCAAGACTACTCGACTAAACTTCGAGGAACGCCTTGGTGGCCCATAGGCACAAGTCGTCCATTAGACTCAAATGCAGAGCCTATGCAGTTTATCGGACAAATTAACCTTTCCGATCTATCGGATTTTGCCAGTACTTCGGGAACTCTAGTCATCCATATGGCAGACCAACCTTACGCTCCAAACGGCGATCTCAATGTATTAGTTAATTTCTTTGCGCATTCGATCGAACCAGACAATATTATTAGCGATGCCGAATCTCATTGTCTCAATAAAATTCCACTAAAATCATTGCTTGATTTAAGTTCATCATGGGCTGATGGGCTTTCTCGAGCCTATTACGGCGATGATGACAATGATGAGTTCTACCCCATTTACCAACGTTATCAGCAGATAGATTTTGAAAGTGGTCCGTGTGGCGGTTCTTTTCTTGGCGTTTATCCACAGTGGTGGCAAGATCCAGAAGAGCCATTATCGTCAGACGGAGAGCCGATGAAGTTTGTTGGCTATTTAGGCATGCTAGAAGATGGAGTGCCGGTTGAAAATATGTATATTTTTGCCGATGACTCGAACCCATCTGCTCCGTTATTTTCTATTGTTTTCCAAGGTACTTGA
- the phhA gene encoding phenylalanine 4-monooxygenase, whose translation MTAYVAKLPDANGMVSYDEIENDTWSFLYSRQMNLIQQRACAEYLNGLDVLGLNRFAVPQLPDVNKALRNASGWEVAAVPALIPFAEFFQLLADRKFPAATFIRTPNEIDYLQEPDIFHEIFGHCPLLTDPVFANFVHNYGKMGVKASPIQRRYLARVFWFTVEFGLIQNQQEQRIYGAGILSSPSETVYSLEDSKAKRVPFSLQRALRTPYRIDILQPQYFVIDSFEQLFESMNESIFDEIEQAIELGDFEPLFEVASQKGKVTTERESPKAPASKKQVFEQHDC comes from the coding sequence ATGACTGCTTATGTTGCTAAGCTCCCTGATGCGAATGGAATGGTCAGTTACGACGAAATAGAGAATGATACTTGGTCATTTTTGTATTCAAGGCAAATGAATTTAATTCAGCAGCGAGCATGTGCTGAATACTTAAACGGCTTAGATGTTTTAGGATTAAATCGATTTGCTGTTCCTCAATTGCCAGATGTTAATAAGGCCCTGAGAAATGCGTCCGGCTGGGAAGTAGCCGCTGTACCTGCCCTGATTCCTTTTGCTGAGTTTTTTCAACTACTCGCTGACCGAAAGTTTCCCGCGGCAACTTTTATACGAACACCAAACGAAATAGACTATTTACAAGAACCGGACATTTTTCATGAAATCTTTGGACATTGCCCATTATTGACCGATCCTGTGTTCGCTAATTTCGTTCATAACTATGGCAAGATGGGAGTGAAAGCTTCACCGATCCAACGTCGTTATTTAGCGCGAGTATTTTGGTTCACGGTCGAGTTTGGTCTTATTCAAAACCAACAAGAGCAAAGAATCTATGGCGCAGGTATTTTAAGCTCGCCATCAGAAACGGTTTACTCTTTAGAGGATTCTAAGGCTAAACGGGTACCCTTTAGTTTGCAACGAGCATTGCGTACTCCCTATCGAATCGACATTCTTCAGCCGCAATATTTTGTTATAGATTCGTTCGAGCAATTATTCGAAAGTATGAATGAGTCAATCTTTGATGAGATTGAGCAAGCAATCGAATTAGGCGATTTCGAACCGTTATTTGAAGTGGCCAGTCAAAAAGGAAAAGTAACGACTGAACGGGAATCTCCAAAAGCTCCCGCAAGTAAAAAACAAGTATTTGAGCAGCATGATTGCTAA
- a CDS encoding VOC family protein: MYIQQIHHVAYRCKDAKETVEFYTSVLNMNFILAIAEDRVPSTKEPDPYMHIFLDAGMGNILAFFELPNSPDMDRDRNTPQWVQHIALQVKDTDALIQAKKELEEKGIEVIGPTNHEIIQSIYFFDPNGHRLELTTVTATAEMMNKLDAVKWDMLEEWSKTKRAPKQAAWLHSQEFTEQKDDRLEEEVST; encoded by the coding sequence ATGTACATTCAACAAATTCATCATGTGGCTTATCGTTGTAAAGACGCAAAAGAGACGGTCGAGTTCTACACCAGTGTATTGAACATGAACTTTATTTTGGCCATTGCAGAAGACCGAGTGCCGAGCACCAAGGAACCCGATCCCTACATGCATATCTTTTTAGATGCGGGCATGGGCAATATTTTGGCTTTTTTTGAGTTGCCCAACTCGCCTGATATGGACCGTGACCGCAATACACCCCAGTGGGTTCAGCACATTGCTTTGCAAGTGAAAGATACCGATGCTTTAATTCAGGCGAAAAAAGAATTAGAAGAAAAAGGTATTGAAGTCATAGGGCCAACGAATCATGAAATTATCCAGTCCATTTACTTTTTCGATCCGAACGGCCATCGCCTTGAACTAACGACGGTCACTGCAACGGCAGAAATGATGAATAAACTCGATGCTGTAAAGTGGGATATGCTTGAAGAGTGGTCTAAAACAAAACGAGCACCCAAGCAGGCTGCTTGGTTGCACAGCCAAGAGTTTACAGAACAAAAAGACGATCGTCTCGAAGAGGAGGTAAGCACATGA
- the hppD gene encoding 4-hydroxyphenylpyruvate dioxygenase: MTDNYLGLRGIEFTEFASPSAEFMDQVFDAFGFSKLKRFKDKDIIYYNQNDIHFLLNQERQGFSAEFAKQHGPAITSMGWRVDNAQQALAIAIERGATEATDKDLPYPAIYGIGDSLIYFIDQFGEKGSIYENDFIAVETPKIAENKGFLRIDHLTNNVKKGTMTHWADFYKNIFGFSEVRYFDIKGKETALLSYALRSPDGSFCIPINEGKGDERNQIDEYLREYNGPGVQHIAFETADILSSLDKLDHSVIDTLDIHDDYYETVFDRVPNVTEDHQRIKDHQVLVDGDENSYLLQIFTKNLFGPIFIEIIQRQNNQGFGEGNFQALFESIERDQKKRGVL; encoded by the coding sequence ATGACAGATAATTACTTAGGTTTGAGAGGCATAGAGTTTACCGAGTTTGCGAGCCCAAGCGCAGAGTTTATGGACCAAGTGTTTGATGCCTTTGGGTTTTCAAAACTAAAGCGTTTTAAAGACAAAGATATTATCTATTACAACCAGAATGATATTCATTTCTTACTCAACCAAGAGCGTCAAGGCTTCTCGGCTGAGTTTGCAAAACAACATGGCCCTGCCATTACTTCCATGGGTTGGCGGGTCGATAATGCGCAACAAGCATTGGCGATTGCGATCGAGCGGGGCGCGACAGAAGCGACCGACAAAGACTTACCCTATCCAGCGATTTATGGCATCGGAGATAGCTTGATTTATTTTATCGATCAATTTGGCGAGAAGGGCTCTATTTATGAAAATGACTTTATTGCAGTAGAGACGCCTAAAATTGCTGAAAATAAAGGCTTTCTAAGAATTGATCATTTAACCAATAATGTTAAAAAAGGCACCATGACTCACTGGGCGGATTTTTATAAAAATATTTTTGGCTTTAGTGAAGTTCGTTATTTTGATATTAAAGGGAAAGAAACCGCTTTACTGTCTTATGCATTGCGTTCTCCGGACGGTAGCTTTTGTATTCCAATTAATGAAGGCAAAGGCGATGAGCGAAATCAAATCGATGAATATTTACGTGAATACAATGGCCCAGGTGTACAACACATTGCATTTGAAACGGCGGATATTTTATCGTCGTTAGACAAGCTCGATCATAGTGTCATTGACACCCTCGATATTCATGATGATTATTACGAAACTGTGTTCGACCGCGTACCGAATGTGACAGAAGATCATCAACGGATTAAAGATCATCAAGTGCTCGTCGATGGCGATGAAAATTCCTATTTATTACAGATTTTCACCAAAAATCTTTTTGGGCCGATCTTTATTGAAATTATTCAACGTCAGAACAACCAAGGTTTTGGCGAAGGTAATTTTCAAGCTCTGTTTGAGTCAATTGAGCGAGACCAGAAAAAGCGTGGAGTGCTCTAA